Proteins encoded in a region of the Marinomonas maritima genome:
- a CDS encoding MoaD/ThiS family protein produces the protein MPKVNVVFFASLKEVIGVASYQVELNLPLSIGELKQQLAGELENGKALLDIGIQSSVDFEFARDADMVTNTVTEVAFFPPVTGG, from the coding sequence ATGCCTAAAGTTAACGTGGTTTTTTTTGCGTCACTGAAAGAAGTTATTGGCGTAGCGTCCTATCAGGTGGAACTTAACTTGCCCTTAAGTATTGGTGAGTTAAAGCAGCAGTTAGCGGGAGAATTAGAAAACGGAAAAGCGCTACTCGACATTGGCATACAGTCATCTGTTGATTTTGAATTTGCGCGTGACGCCGATATGGTGACAAATACGGTGACGGAAGTGGCTTTCTTTCCACCGGTAACGGGAGGCTGA